Proteins found in one uncultured Desulfuromonas sp. genomic segment:
- a CDS encoding CARDB domain-containing protein, translating to MKAVSRPILLIMVFTLFLSTVGFAGADNSYDRELLVKDEQRSDRVQSVFKELMTAYEDEDAQGFLDLVSDERFRQDYITFTDALYTDFRNYEIHHVDYWIDRIVPDHVKRFLYVRWEKRYEDLDDGRQLTTRGFSRFLFDDVEGDYLLVELAGNNLFGSSLKEWRDEVPPISGQEMISRPNDNPQADDVCDKDHLYLCDVTNCVEYGGYWYDGSCHAEQGEVCDAQHLYLCDASNCESQGGYWYNNSCNSDPQPVCDPQHLYLCDASNCESQGGGYWYDNSCHAEQNEVCDPQHLNLCNASNCENVGGGYWYNNTCNAEPQLVCDPQHLYLCDASNCESVGGGYWYDNTCNAAPQLVCDPQHLYLCDVSNCESVGGGYWYYNTCNQEPLPVCDSQHLDLCINLASCRKNGGYWYDSSCHYDPQPLPDLVVEQALLFCSGSASLRYTVRNSGTALSGPCQAAIFTYKNVYYENISSLSPGESYTAELSVTKNSCPSGSPGDHVVIDYQDVVVESNEYNNERAVQLGN from the coding sequence ATGAAGGCTGTGTCTAGACCAATCCTGCTTATCATGGTGTTTACTCTGTTCCTCAGTACGGTTGGTTTTGCCGGAGCTGACAACAGTTATGACCGTGAGTTGCTGGTAAAAGATGAGCAACGATCTGATCGTGTTCAGTCCGTTTTCAAAGAGTTGATGACAGCCTATGAAGATGAAGATGCGCAAGGTTTCTTGGACCTGGTTTCCGATGAGCGCTTTCGTCAGGATTACATCACCTTTACAGACGCGCTTTATACAGATTTCCGAAACTACGAAATCCATCATGTTGATTACTGGATTGATCGCATCGTGCCGGATCATGTTAAACGGTTTTTATATGTTCGCTGGGAAAAACGTTATGAAGATCTGGATGATGGGCGCCAACTGACAACCCGTGGCTTTTCCCGTTTTTTGTTTGATGACGTTGAAGGCGACTATCTGTTGGTGGAGTTGGCAGGCAACAATCTGTTCGGCTCCAGTTTGAAAGAGTGGCGCGATGAAGTTCCGCCGATTTCAGGACAGGAAATGATCTCCCGTCCCAACGACAATCCTCAAGCCGACGATGTCTGTGACAAAGATCACTTATATCTGTGTGATGTTACAAACTGTGTTGAATATGGTGGCTATTGGTACGACGGTAGCTGCCATGCCGAACAAGGCGAAGTCTGTGATGCTCAACACCTTTATCTGTGTGATGCCTCTAACTGCGAATCACAGGGCGGCTACTGGTACAACAACTCCTGTAACTCTGATCCCCAGCCGGTGTGTGATCCGCAACACCTTTATCTCTGTGACGCATCAAATTGCGAATCACAAGGTGGTGGTTATTGGTATGACAACAGCTGTCATGCTGAACAGAACGAGGTGTGTGATCCGCAACATTTGAACTTATGCAATGCCTCAAATTGCGAAAATGTTGGTGGCGGCTACTGGTATAACAATACTTGTAACGCCGAACCTCAACTCGTGTGTGACCCGCAGCATCTGTATTTGTGCGACGCGTCTAACTGTGAGTCCGTCGGTGGCGGCTATTGGTATGACAATACCTGTAACGCTGCTCCCCAATTGGTTTGTGACCCGCAGCATCTCTATTTGTGCGATGTATCAAACTGCGAGTCCGTCGGTGGAGGCTATTGGTATTACAACACGTGTAATCAAGAGCCTCTGCCTGTTTGCGATTCACAGCATTTAGATTTATGTATCAATTTAGCAAGTTGTCGTAAGAACGGCGGCTACTGGTATGACAGCAGCTGTCATTACGATCCGCAACCGCTGCCCGACTTGGTTGTTGAGCAGGCATTGTTGTTCTGCAGTGGTTCGGCTTCACTACGCTACACCGTACGCAATAGCGGCACGGCCTTAAGCGGACCCTGTCAAGCCGCGATCTTTACTTACAAAAATGTCTATTATGAAAATATTTCGAGCCTGTCTCCGGGAGAGTCCTATACTGCTGAGCTGAGTGTGACGAAGAACAGCTGTCCTTCCGGATCCCCAGGGGATCATGTGGTGATCGACTATCAGGATGTTGTTGTTGAAAGTAACGAATACAACAACGAACGAGCCGTTCAACTTGGTAACTAA
- a CDS encoding phosphatidate cytidylyltransferase, whose product MMPQNNVIWMLGGIFAILLVSSILVILLQQKNRDKDYTELSQRVRSWWVMVVVFSLAIISNKTISILFFALISFLALKEYLSLIPTRRADRRVLFWAYLTIPIQYYWVAIGWYGMFIIFIPVYVFLFLPTRMMLIGETKDFLRAAGTLHWGGMITVFSLSHMAFLLVLPAAGNPAAGGAGLVLYLVFLTQFNDVAQYTWGKLFGKTPIVPTVSPKKTWEGFGGGVATSILCAMLLAPLLTPLNFIESACAGLLISGGGFIGDVIISAVKRDIGVKDSGSLLPGHGGILDRIDSLTYTAPLFFHFIYYLHY is encoded by the coding sequence ATGATGCCGCAAAATAATGTCATTTGGATGCTTGGCGGCATTTTTGCCATTCTGCTGGTCTCCAGTATCCTCGTGATTTTACTACAACAGAAAAATCGCGATAAAGATTACACCGAACTCAGTCAGCGGGTCCGCTCCTGGTGGGTCATGGTTGTGGTGTTTAGTCTGGCGATTATCTCCAATAAGACGATTTCCATCCTGTTTTTTGCTTTGATCAGTTTTTTGGCACTGAAGGAGTACCTCTCCCTGATTCCGACCCGCAGGGCTGATCGCCGGGTGTTGTTCTGGGCTTATCTGACGATTCCGATTCAATATTATTGGGTGGCGATCGGTTGGTACGGCATGTTCATCATTTTTATCCCGGTCTATGTTTTTCTGTTTTTGCCAACCCGGATGATGCTGATCGGTGAAACCAAAGACTTTCTGCGGGCTGCCGGAACCTTGCACTGGGGGGGCATGATCACCGTCTTCAGTTTGAGTCACATGGCCTTTCTGCTGGTGCTGCCCGCAGCCGGAAACCCTGCCGCCGGTGGTGCCGGGCTGGTGTTGTACCTGGTTTTCTTGACCCAGTTCAACGATGTTGCCCAATACACCTGGGGAAAACTGTTCGGTAAAACGCCGATTGTTCCGACCGTCAGCCCGAAAAAAACCTGGGAGGGGTTCGGCGGTGGGGTCGCAACTTCGATCCTCTGTGCCATGTTGCTAGCACCGCTGTTAACCCCATTGAACTTCATCGAATCAGCCTGTGCCGGATTGCTGATCAGCGGTGGCGGTTTTATCGGCGATGTTATCATCTCGGCGGTCAAGCGCGATATCGGGGTCAAGGATAGCGGCAGCCTGCTGCCGGGGCATGGCGGGATTCTGGATCGAATCGACAGCCTGACCTACACCGCGCCGTTGTTCTTCCACTTTATTTACTATCTGCATTATTGA
- a CDS encoding dual specificity protein phosphatase family protein, whose amino-acid sequence MAYAFNPAPEAKAALKERFVWMLFMGFLFFLLYGSANQYARLGAPHPSLYMAWEQKIPFVEAFIVPYMSSDVLFCIAFLMPYSRFELRVLAARVLFIITVSVACFALFPLQFGFEKPDIGTFHLLFGMLEADLPYNQAPSLHIGFALVLWASMRKYLRNPVIKGVLAIWFWLVALSTLLVYQHHFIDLPTGAAVGLASLSVVPSNKESFLTKGFTTPRSLKMGLYYLVGAAVCLVGAFYAGIAAGLLLWIAVSLLAVSIVYAFGQAIVRGRTGAVSLLQWILFFPYFAGNYLSWRYYKRKLPLLNHVRDHVFIGRYPAGDEYEGLQSHGIERTIDLAAEQPFHKERMSRQQFPLLDQTIQSPEALHRVVEAIHSDKRPVHVHCALGLSRSVLAVSAWLMSLGYSYEEADAVMVSVWPGSVRSPYMRITLEMYAEYLSRSRCEGVKSKAPV is encoded by the coding sequence ATGGCGTACGCATTCAACCCGGCACCGGAGGCAAAAGCGGCTCTCAAAGAGCGGTTCGTCTGGATGCTGTTCATGGGGTTCCTCTTTTTTCTGCTTTACGGTTCGGCTAACCAGTATGCCCGGCTCGGCGCCCCTCATCCGTCGCTCTATATGGCATGGGAGCAGAAAATTCCTTTTGTGGAAGCGTTCATCGTTCCCTATATGTCATCGGATGTGCTGTTTTGTATCGCATTTTTGATGCCGTATTCCCGTTTTGAACTTCGGGTGCTGGCGGCGAGGGTGCTGTTTATCATCACTGTTTCCGTCGCCTGTTTTGCCTTGTTTCCGCTGCAGTTTGGATTTGAGAAACCGGATATCGGCACCTTTCACTTGCTGTTTGGCATGCTGGAAGCTGATCTGCCGTATAACCAGGCTCCGTCACTACACATTGGCTTTGCACTGGTGCTCTGGGCTTCCATGCGAAAATATCTGCGCAATCCGGTTATCAAAGGCGTACTGGCGATCTGGTTTTGGCTGGTGGCACTCTCGACACTGCTGGTCTACCAGCATCATTTTATCGATCTTCCGACAGGAGCGGCGGTGGGGCTGGCGTCTTTATCTGTGGTGCCTTCTAACAAAGAGAGTTTTCTGACCAAAGGGTTTACAACGCCCCGTAGCCTGAAGATGGGGTTGTATTATCTCGTCGGTGCCGCTGTCTGCCTTGTCGGTGCTTTTTACGCCGGAATAGCGGCAGGCCTTTTGCTCTGGATTGCAGTATCTCTTCTGGCAGTGAGCATTGTCTATGCCTTTGGTCAGGCAATTGTCAGGGGGCGAACAGGCGCAGTCAGTCTGTTGCAGTGGATTCTATTTTTTCCATATTTTGCCGGAAACTATCTGTCGTGGCGGTATTATAAACGCAAACTGCCGCTGCTGAATCATGTGCGGGATCATGTGTTTATCGGACGTTATCCCGCCGGTGACGAGTACGAAGGGCTGCAGTCTCACGGGATCGAACGGACCATCGATCTGGCGGCGGAGCAGCCGTTTCATAAAGAACGAATGTCCCGACAGCAGTTTCCGTTGCTGGACCAGACGATTCAGAGCCCGGAAGCGCTGCACCGAGTGGTGGAAGCGATTCATTCGGATAAACGGCCCGTTCATGTCCACTGTGCATTGGGGCTGTCCCGAAGCGTTTTAGCGGTGTCGGCCTGGCTGATGTCGCTGGGGTATTCGTACGAAGAAGCGGACGCGGTGATGGTGAGCGTGTGGCCGGGGAGTGTCCGATCTCCCTATATGCGAATTACTCTGGAGATGTATGCCGAGTATCTCAGCCGGAGTCGGTGCGAAGGGGTCAAGTCGAAAGCGCCGGTATAA
- a CDS encoding CDP-alcohol phosphatidyltransferase family protein codes for MATIYDLKPRFQNLLRPLVQKLARKGVTANQVTIAAAILSALTGGIVLFLPIRHWSLLLVPIVLFVRMALNAIDGMLAREHAMQSHLGAILNELGDVLSDAALYLPLAVIDGLPGWLVIIVVVLAICIEMNGVVAVQIGASRRYDGPFGKSDRAFLFGLLSLLLGVGLSPGWWSNALLAIMLVLAILTMRNRSIRALREVADDAAK; via the coding sequence ATGGCAACCATATATGATCTTAAACCGCGTTTTCAAAATCTGTTACGTCCGTTGGTGCAGAAACTGGCCCGCAAAGGGGTCACGGCAAACCAGGTAACTATAGCGGCGGCCATCCTGTCGGCATTAACCGGAGGGATTGTTTTGTTTCTTCCAATACGGCATTGGTCCTTACTGCTTGTCCCGATCGTGCTTTTTGTACGTATGGCGTTAAATGCCATCGACGGGATGCTCGCGCGTGAACATGCGATGCAGAGTCACCTGGGGGCGATTTTAAACGAACTCGGTGATGTGCTCTCGGACGCTGCTCTCTATCTGCCTCTAGCTGTCATCGACGGTTTGCCCGGCTGGTTGGTCATTATTGTTGTGGTCCTGGCGATCTGTATTGAAATGAACGGTGTGGTCGCAGTGCAGATCGGTGCCAGTCGTCGCTATGACGGGCCGTTCGGCAAAAGCGACCGCGCTTTTCTATTCGGGTTGCTCAGCTTGCTGCTCGGTGTCGGCCTGTCCCCCGGCTGGTGGAGTAACGCGTTGCTGGCTATCATGTTGGTGCTGGCCATCCTGACGATGCGCAATCGTTCGATAAGAGCTTTGCGGGAGGTTGCCGATGATGCCGCAAAATAA
- a CDS encoding alpha/beta fold hydrolase — protein MILSTGTFETFDKSLIFYRKWAPETKGNGRIMLLLHRGHEHSERLDGIANNPVFADYTIYSYDYRGHGYTETPATYEFMTLVRDLDAFARFVCKTEGKGMDDIFVTANSVAGVVASTWVHDYAPMIKGMALIAPAFHIKLYAPFAKQFLELAIRFKPEMNIKSYVKARYLTHDVTEQRRYNEDPLVTPNIPARQLTTLLNAGRRVVADAAAIAVPTLILSAGSDYVVDSKVQGDFYAGLSSPLKRFVPLEGFYHGMLYEQEAQKVVDEVGAFMETCFSANTAASLDEMVRWTQNECDRIAFGSLPPLRSLNFRLQRLSMKRLGFISEGISIGLRYGFDSGVTLDHVYENEARGVTKLGKLVDRGYLDSIGWKGIRQRKINSIATIKETIEALLAAGETVRILDIAGGPARYLIETAAEYPQIEVRVRDYQEQNVSQGRKVAAELGVTNITYEQMDAFDPASYEAAGYRPNIVVISGVFELFGDNELIGNAIDGVTSIIADGGYLVYTGQPWHPQLEQIAHVLGNHQQQRWVMRRRSQYELDRLFENAGFKKRGMKIDDWGIFTVSVARFSRDR, from the coding sequence ATGATTTTATCAACTGGGACCTTTGAAACTTTTGATAAAAGTTTAATTTTCTATCGAAAATGGGCACCGGAAACCAAGGGGAACGGTCGCATTATGCTGTTGCTGCACCGGGGGCACGAACATTCCGAACGGCTGGATGGGATTGCCAACAACCCGGTGTTTGCCGACTATACCATCTATTCATATGATTACCGGGGGCATGGCTATACCGAAACCCCTGCCACATATGAGTTTATGACACTGGTTCGGGACCTGGATGCCTTTGCCCGCTTCGTCTGTAAAACGGAGGGCAAAGGGATGGATGATATCTTTGTGACGGCCAATTCCGTGGCGGGGGTTGTCGCATCCACCTGGGTCCACGACTATGCACCGATGATCAAAGGGATGGCGCTGATCGCTCCGGCGTTTCACATCAAACTGTATGCCCCTTTTGCCAAACAGTTTCTGGAGCTTGCCATCCGTTTCAAGCCTGAGATGAATATCAAATCTTACGTTAAGGCCCGTTATCTGACCCATGATGTAACAGAGCAGCGCCGTTATAATGAAGATCCGCTGGTGACCCCCAATATTCCCGCCCGGCAATTGACGACGCTGCTCAATGCGGGGCGCCGTGTCGTTGCAGATGCCGCAGCCATTGCCGTGCCGACCCTGATTCTGTCCGCCGGAAGCGATTATGTGGTGGACAGCAAAGTACAGGGGGATTTTTATGCGGGGCTTTCATCACCATTGAAACGCTTTGTTCCCCTCGAAGGTTTCTATCACGGGATGTTGTACGAGCAGGAGGCGCAGAAGGTTGTCGATGAGGTAGGTGCGTTTATGGAAACCTGTTTTTCAGCCAATACCGCGGCGTCGCTGGATGAAATGGTACGGTGGACTCAGAATGAGTGCGATCGAATTGCATTCGGTTCGCTTCCGCCACTGCGGAGTCTCAATTTCCGGTTGCAGCGGTTGTCAATGAAACGGCTCGGCTTTATAAGTGAAGGGATCAGCATCGGCTTGCGGTACGGATTCGATTCCGGGGTGACGCTGGACCACGTTTACGAAAATGAGGCCCGGGGCGTGACGAAACTGGGGAAACTGGTCGACCGTGGTTATCTCGACAGCATCGGCTGGAAAGGGATCCGGCAGCGCAAAATCAACAGTATCGCCACCATCAAAGAGACGATCGAGGCTCTGCTGGCAGCGGGTGAAACGGTTCGTATTCTGGATATAGCAGGCGGTCCCGCCCGCTATCTGATCGAGACGGCAGCGGAATACCCGCAGATCGAAGTGCGCGTTCGGGATTATCAGGAACAGAATGTGTCGCAGGGGAGAAAGGTTGCTGCGGAGCTGGGGGTGACCAATATTACGTATGAGCAGATGGATGCCTTTGATCCGGCCAGTTACGAGGCGGCAGGGTATCGCCCCAACATTGTGGTGATTTCCGGTGTTTTCGAGTTGTTCGGCGACAATGAGCTGATCGGCAATGCCATTGACGGAGTGACGTCCATCATCGCTGACGGTGGTTATCTGGTCTACACCGGCCAGCCCTGGCATCCACAGTTGGAACAGATTGCCCATGTCCTGGGGAATCACCAGCAGCAGCGCTGGGTGATGCGCCGCCGGAGTCAGTATGAACTCGACCGGCTGTTTGAAAATGCAGGGTTTAAAAAGCGCGGAATGAAGATCGACGACTGGGGCATATTCACCGTATCTGTGGCCCGTTTCAGCAGGGACCGTTGA
- a CDS encoding lysophospholipid acyltransferase family protein, whose translation MNKVLRFLFFAVVVKVLVSLVLGLNVRHRDRLPKQGPAILVANHNSHLDTLVLISLLPLSLLPRIRPVAALDYFLRNKYLAWFAQRIIGILPLARKDFVRGEDPFAAIKKALADDNILILFPEGTRGEPERLDKFKSGIARIAESAPEVPIIPVYLHGLGKALPKGEALLVPFFCDVFVSEVLSWEGNRARFVEELEAAMADLASEGCFAPWE comes from the coding sequence ATGAATAAAGTTCTCCGTTTTCTGTTTTTCGCCGTGGTGGTCAAGGTGCTTGTCTCGCTGGTGCTGGGACTCAATGTACGCCACCGGGACCGCTTGCCGAAACAGGGCCCGGCGATTCTGGTCGCCAACCACAACAGCCATCTCGATACCCTGGTACTGATCAGTTTACTGCCGTTGTCGCTGCTGCCGCGTATCAGACCGGTTGCCGCCCTCGACTATTTTCTGCGCAATAAATATCTGGCCTGGTTCGCCCAGCGGATCATCGGTATTTTGCCGTTGGCGCGCAAAGACTTTGTGCGCGGGGAAGATCCCTTTGCAGCTATCAAAAAAGCCTTGGCGGACGACAATATCCTGATCCTGTTTCCCGAAGGGACCCGCGGAGAACCCGAACGTCTGGATAAATTCAAGAGCGGGATTGCCAGAATCGCCGAAAGCGCTCCAGAAGTCCCAATCATTCCGGTCTATCTGCACGGTCTGGGAAAAGCGCTGCCTAAAGGTGAAGCTCTGCTGGTCCCCTTTTTCTGCGACGTTTTTGTCAGTGAAGTTTTATCCTGGGAAGGCAACCGGGCTCGTTTTGTCGAAGAGCTTGAGGCTGCAATGGCCGATCTGGCCAGTGAGGGCTGTTTTGCTCCATGGGAGTGA